One Pomacea canaliculata isolate SZHN2017 linkage group LG1, ASM307304v1, whole genome shotgun sequence genomic window, AGAAGTGAGTTTATACACAAGTATCTTTTTCGTGTAGTTTTTTACACGTTCTTTCTTTCGCAGTCAGGATTCTTTTTTTGTAGGGGGAGGGGGTACAGTCAAGGTTGGGTGATATGGATTTCTTGTACCACTGACGGATAAACGGTTGGGACTGAAGAAGTACTTAACAATTAgcattcaacagaaaaaagaattctGTTCGCTTCTAAAATATGTTAGTGGAATACACTTTTGGAGTTGTAGTTACACGAAATGTCCCTCGCTATGTGTAGGGTAAAAACACTGCTTATAGTTTCGGTGAGGCTTTTCACACTACCAACAATATAAACAttagtttaaagtttatttacaaaatgtaactAGATAAAAAGAAGATGTACAGTGCTTCAAAGGAATTTCTAATTATTTTGGACTAGTTGCCAGGTCAAAAGGTTTTAACAGTACAAAGTATTTTAAGTTTTCATGTTAAAAGGCatcaaacaaaaagtaacaaatcagctgtttatttgttattagaCTTGATTGTGCGTGCAAGTTAACCcctatatttttaaacatttcttgctcATCTGCTCAGTAAGTATAGTTTTTCAGCATTACATATTTGTCTGAACAGAGTTAAAGAGTTATTTTCCCTAGATGCAGaaggtaataataattataaatgcaaaatttgtaaagcgcatactcacactcctagggtgtatgctcttagcacttaagaacaagattgaaacatggacagcatatgagggcaGGAAAAAATaccatatgagctataaaagaataagcaacAGTACTAAACGAAGctcaaaatcaaatacagaagcacaaagaggaaccaaataccAAAAACaggagctgagagtaacatgatattgcaaaaggaagtgTGTAAAAAAAGAACTAGGATTGTGGGAAAGGAGTAATGTctatggaagaggtgtgttttcagtgcacatttaaaggatgcaatagtgggtaggtggcataTATGCAaagagagagttccattgtttcattgcacaataactaaaaatcttgtGGCTACCAGGTATACTTTGAACATAACATTCTATTAGGATTTGCATGATGATAAGTCTTAAACATATTAGGGTTTGAAATAAGGCTCTGCCACAGGACACCCAAGACCTATCTTTGCATTCTGTTTGGAAAGATAACAattaataaacagttttataaagaGATAATCATAGCTCATTCAgctcctctttttcttcctaTAAAATATGCTACAACTAAGACATACTACAGGACTGTGTATGTGGTTTGAGCTTGTTTTTTCTGCAGTGGCCTACTTTTCAAGGTTTCGTGCCTCTGTCCGTGGTCTGGTTGACCTGGCGTAGTGCCTAAGCGAGAATAATAGTGATAAAAAGAGAACAAGGAAGAATATTGCTACACTTTGTCGGTGGGTGTTTGCACACCTTTTTTCCTGAATTAAGGTAACAGTGGTATACAGATCAGTTGGAATACCAATGTATTCTTAAATACTTTAAGGTACAAAActgttaatatatattatttgccATCATGGGCTTTGTAAGCATGACACACATATATTGAGTCACAAAGTCCTCCACACATCACGTAATATAATACATACTTAAATATACATACAGGCTTGCATTTTTATCTTGGCAGCGGGTCTAAGCAGACACTATGCACTATAAAAATTGAATGCCTCTACACGGATGTTAGTTTTGGGATCCTTTTCTCTTATAACCTACTGTGACTGGTGTGGAGGGGACACATGTTTTCAAGCTTTCTTCCTTTACAACTCTCAGCGCATCAAGAATGCTAGAGTaagaggaaaatatttatttctagaaATGTTAATAGCAGATTCAGACATTTGACAACATTCAGGAGCTTAATATGAGGAAGTAACTCCATTTTTGTCCAtggtaaaaatgtgtttactctgtgtcatatgtgtgtttgtgtgtgcacatgtgttgTTTACATGAGAGAGTACgattattttaattcttctcCTATCAGTTGCGTTTGATATTGATGGCCTGGTGATATAAAGCATGCAGAACATGACCACATGCTGGTATCCTGCGCTGTacaaacatcattattattgttgggTGGCATGTGATGTGTTATTGTTAAATTACGATCCACCCATTCCAGATGCATGAAGCAGTATATATGACACTatagttttaaatgtaaatCATGATTACATTTTAGAGTTATGTTAACTTTTTCAGAAACCTTATGGAGTCATTTATAATGTGTCACTAAAATATGATCCATTTATTAATGCTTAGAAGGTTCAACTGCAGTAAACAGATAAGAAGCCATCATTTGTAATTTCAGCAGCATTGatgatttacataaaatacaaaccAATAATTGAGTAGTTTACAGTCATCTAGAGACTTGCATTTTTCCCCTCTAcccgtagaaaaaaaaactgctgggaggcaaactgattttttttaaaactgcagaaaattagtttttgcTCAGAAAGTTTATCTGtctcattttactttctttttctctaattGACGTGTAATAActtgggtttaaaaaaaataggttttAGAAACTTCCAGAACTCTTAAATGACTTCAGGGAGACCAGGAGAGGGATGTAATTGTTCAATTTCGCTTGGTAAGGCAGGTCTAAGTTTGGCAGTAATCATTAGTGCAAGCttcacagatatttttttttttctgatgtggCACAAACTACTGTAATAACTTTAAACTGATTCCATCCCCCATCACCCACTGGTCTATCACTAAGGCTGTCTCAGTCTGGGTTTTCTTTCTGATCAATTTTGGCATGAAGGAGACGAAGATCTGGTAAAATGAGGCGCTTTCCTGCATTGACTGGTAAGCCTCAAAAAAGACCTCATGAGTCAAGAGAAATTGCAGTTGAGAAGAGGCTAGGAGCCAATTAACCACTCTCGGGCAAGCTTGTTTGTCGCAGTGGTGCCTGGTGTCTACAAGAGAGAAAGGGGGACTGCCATTTTTGTCTAGATAGGCAGCAGTCAAATTTGTTGCCAAGCCTGCATCCTTCCATGCTCAGGAGAGGGGAAATTTGAACATGAATTTTCTGAAGCTAAGGAATTGGCTGCAATTAAGACAGGATCAGAAATGTTCCTTTTGGAATCTGGCCTAGATTGTCTTCTTGTCACATGATTTCAGAGTTGATGTATCATCCTTTCAGATATGCTACCTGTGCTTACAGCCACCACAACCTGTTTATTTTCTCAATTCTCATGTGTTACCAGTGGGCAAAGTCAGGTATCCCagctaaaagaaaatgaataagaaGTGTATCCACTTTTTACATTCTTTAATGAACTGTACTACTACCCTTCAAATCGGCATTTAACTATGTCACCatcttgcatatttttgtttaaatttactGAAGTGGTGGCATTTAGCAGAGAAATGTATTCACTAAATGTTACAAATTTTGTGTCAGCCTGATCATGAATATACTGCACGAAATGCCCAAGTTCGCAAACTTTCTTGTGATGCCATATATACTTTAGTTTGCTACTTCTGTGTCATGTCTTAGAGAAAATtataatgacaaaaatattttgcacatttctgtaaataatatCATGTGAACAACATCTCTGTCAACAGTTAGGTGCTTTTAGATCCTCTATGCAAGCTTCGGCACTAAGTCAATCAGAAACATccatttaaacaataaattatcCCAGAGGGCTTAGTTTAgataacacaaaaaagaaaagagtgacGTTAATTCTTTATATTGGATCTGATGCCTTTTCATGtgaaacaatttacaaaattaaaatccGATTGCTCGATATGGTAGCACACAGAAattcattaaatttaattacattGTTTTATGAGCCCAGCAACCAAGTTAAGATTCAATTACCGCTGTGTGATTATATGTTGCTTTTGCTTCCACACAGCATTTTTTTgctcaaatattttcaagatttaCGAATAGAACATATTGAAAATTAGTTTGCCTGAAATAACACAGTGCCCAAATTGGCTTAGGATGTCTTAaccagtgtgtctgtgtgtgtatgtatgtgtcgATACGAGCAAGTGTGTGATTAGTTCATCTTCTCGTCATCTACAGATTCATGAAACTCCCAATTGCTACTGTTTGTTGCTTGTATCTCTTTgcatcttctatgtttgtctttttattgcatatcagtactgttgtttatccgtCCATTCTTCTCTGCTGTTCTTAAGCACATGCTTCTTTATGAATATGATCATGAGCTACCAGCCAGTGTGAGGTGggtttgtggggtgggggaaaccTCTGACCCAAGTTGATCACAAGcaacacaagtttttttttgtttgggttttagttttattttttagctgaaACATACAGGAAAACTTCAGTTATAACAAATTATGTcgtaataaaaattataaatcaaaGGTTCTCTGCAAAATATCACAAGCTGAAGTTAGTCCCAAGCATTAATATGAGCTGAAGGATTCAAGTCTAGAATGACTGTAGAGTGAATGTAACAGTGTTTATTGAAAAGCAGATGCTTAGGAACAGTTGACAGAAATATAATTTACTTTCCTggtctgtttatgtttttaagaTGAGATCTTTGGTTGTTAAAATCTATTGTCAGGTAAACTTTTAAAGCAGATGttaatcattttattaaaattctttattctgttataTGTTGTATTCCAGATTGCATACAAGAACtgaacttgatttttttttgaagtgccAGTTTGATCACACATTCTTAATGCCTGCTCTGTTTGAAATAATGTCTGTCCCTAAAGAATCTCACTTGTTTCCATGCTGCAAATACGAAATACAGGAACATTTGCTTTTTGCTGTAGACTATCTAAAGTACCAATACATTAAATATACCACCCATTTAATtctttaacaaatttaaatatcatAGTTAAAACAGTAACAGATCaagatgataaagaaatgaaaatgtggGAATGCTTACTGTAAGATCAAGTTGGAGCTTACATCTTGTACCAGCAGTCAGTAACCACCATTTTGGAGTTTTCTTATTGAGTTCTGTTACGAAAGcttaatttgaaataaaactactgTGTTCCAGGAGCTAATAAAAGATGACACCCAGAGTTTCCTCACTAAATGCCTTGACTTCACTTACTGTGGCCTTGACAGTAATCATCCCATGGGCTTTCTTATTACTACTGCTGACCCCACCAAGCTTTGCCTTGACCTCGGAACCTCACCATTATCATGACTACTGCATTGTTGGAGCTGGTCCTGCTGGCTTACAGCTcggctttttcttaaaaagagcAGGCAGAGACTATATAGTCTTCGAAAGGTCAAATACTACAGGTGGGTGttacacatacattttttttcaaagaatataCATGCTTGTTGTTCAGCAGCTGGCTCATGGATGCAGAATGGTTTCTCCTGCTTATTTAAGTTTgaaaattttgcaaaaataGAAAGCAAAGTACTAAAGTATAACAGGTGTTGTAGAACTATTTAAATGACATTCCTCAAACGGGTATTAAAACATCGATTTAGAATGATAACAGTTGTAAGGTAAAAGTCActcctttacttcttttttagaATGCGGTCTAGTGGCATAGCAATTAGCAGACAAGCAAGCTGAAGGGGAAAAGAGATAGGACACTGTTTCATGATCACTTGTTGCAGGTCAGTTTTTCATTGATTATCCGCGGCATCGGAAGCTGATCAGCATCAACAAACGCCACACtggaaagacaaacaaagaattCAACCTTCGACATGACTGGAACTCATTATTATCAGATGATGAATCACTTTTGTTCAGGTGAGAGCTGCCAGAAGCCTAATGCAGAAGTTTCATCATGTGTTACTGGTTATTTTGAGAGATGGCATGcttcatttgttttgcttttcagcaagcaaaagaataaaatgaagtaAATGTAATGACGTATTTGagctttattttatatttgatgtttatggtacgcacatgcacatacacacatcataATTTAATGGTATGTCGCTCGCTCCCCACAAAACCAAAGTACTGCAATGCAGTTTgttaaatattgatttttttcccagctgCACTTTtaaggaaaaacaattttttttttacatatattatATCTTTATGGaggaaaatttttgttttttgaaaacaaataataacttGTTATTGCCAATGAGGCACTACCTTCCAATCCCAATTatgaactatttttcttttgttaaaaggCACTACTCCAAAGAAATGTTCCCACATGCAGATCAGCTGCTGCGCTACCTTCGTGACTATCAGCAACGCCTTGGCATTAAAGTGCAATTCAGCACTGAAATTAGCAATATTCACAGTCTTCCTGATGATACAATGCCTGATGGTGTGTTATACTACATGAATGATCAACTTAATAACTCCTATTCATGCAAGTGAGCAGAGCCATTCTCAACTAACaactatataattatttatttacattcttacCCTGTGGGAAAAAAACCCTTATCTGCATAAGatctttcacttttattaaaTGGGGATGTTGGAaactgtttgtatgtgtacttCTTGAATGTTTCCCTAGAAATGCCTGCTTCTTAGAAttgaggatgtgtgtgtgtgcacacatgcataaatgCATACATATGAATGtacaggaagtgtgtgtgtgcacgcgtgtgcTCACGAATAGGAGAGAGAACGGGTTAGAAAAGGAATCATTTGGAGAGTGAGGGACTTATCATTCCAGACCTGAAACTTGTCTCACTTTGTCTCTCTAGTACTTTCTGagacaaatttaatttttcatcagAATAGACTTTTTTGAGAAGCTTGTATTTCTCAATATGTTTTAGAGTCCTGATAATTGCAACTGGCATGGGAAAACCCAATATTCCAGACATGAAGGGTATTGAATATGCTGAGGGATATGAAAGCCTGTCCCTACATCCAGAAGACTACGAGGGGAAAAGTGTCCTGGTATTGGGTTAGTTATGCCTCATTCGATTTGTCACTTTGCATCTTATTTTATGCTAAATCTTCATCTTGATTAAATTTCTGTAGGTCagcttcatttttgtttttctttgatgtgtaGGGGCTGGAAGAATATAAGGGGGATAAAGTCAAAGAGATCAGAAAAGATCTAAACAGCCTGAGTAATAAAGAAGTGCATATGAAGtattttatatgaaatatttaatagaCTTGCCACCAGCTCTGAGACTAAACTTAACAAAATTTAGACTAAGCTGTCATAAACTCCCTATTCAGCAATTAAGATATAGCGGTATACCGAGATATTTAAGAACATGTCCACTGTGTAATCTAGACGAGGTAGgcgatgaatttcattatttgtttgcgTGTACCCACCATTTCTTGGTTGCCTCGCGGAGAACGCTACTTCCGGTGTGTTTTGCATGTCATGTGGGTGAATTTGGGTTTCAGCAGCTGATGAGTGTTGGTTCCAGGCGTGTGCTTGTGGACTTGAGCAAATTTGTTAAAAGggtgttttcattgtttggatGATCTGTATGTATTTATACGTGGTGCCATGTGACTATTTACATGTGTTTGCTATGTTGTTGTCACCTGTAGTGAGTTTGTTGCTGCGATGGagttgtcattgtgttttttgtgattgtgaggttatggctaaaaatgcccctgggcttatagccattaaataaaaatgttcaaatgttaaaatgttaagtATTTAGTGTGATTGTATTTTGGATAGTGGTTAATGCGATGTCATTATATATCTCTCCCTTTTTGACAGGCCGAGGCAATTCAGCCTTTGAGGTGGCAGATGGAATTTATGGTGTGACAAATTTAATCCATATGGTGGCACGCTCTCGTGTTAGATTATCATGGGAGACACATTATGTTGGAGATCTAAGGTAAGGGGAAAAATGTTTCATCACTTAGTTGCCTCATGTccatatttaaaaagtttatctCCACACAGATATTGTAGTGTTGATaactgctttaaaatatttctacgCCATTGATCTACTTTTAGATGGGACAATTTAAATGCTTGCTTTCAAATTCCACCACAGAAGTAAACAGGAAAATGTCATTATAAACTATCAAAATTTGAGTATTTCACACTTTGTGGTGGGAACACACATTTAGTGAACAGTGAAGCTATCAGATAAAAGGCAGGAAATAAACTGACAGGAAGAGCTCCATGATAAAGCCCTTAGTTTAATGTTCACTTGGTAAGTTTATAAGCCACGTAGAAGAATCTCAAGTTTAAGAAGTGGAAGCGACCTGCAGAATTTGACCTTACTTAGAAACTAAGCTGTGTAGGAATTAAGGAAGGCACACTTTAGACTCCTCATATGTAAGGGAAAGTGAGCTACTTGTGTAGTTAGTAGAATTCTGCCTCAGATACCTTACAGTTCTTTTGTTCTTAGCTAATTACTAGGAAActttcttatgttttttttttttaagtattttaatctTACACAATTTGtgtaaaagacacaaaaatcttttcatagaCTTGCAGCTTAAGAtaacatttgtgtattttgttataACTTGGACATAGCTGTTCCAGCTAGTAACTCATCATTTTTGGTAGCAAAATAACAACAGCTATTACAAAATTGTACAATTAAGCATGGTAATAATGAAAAATGGGAAAGACTTCCTATCACCTCTTACTGTCAAACTTATATAAGTCAAATCTTCAAGGGAccgatgaaaaaaataaaggtacaGAAGGTTCAAGTTAAGAAAGTTCATCAGATGGAGttgcacacaatttttttctgcataaaaaGGAGAATATTAGAGCACAGGGTCGATGGGGGCCTCCATGGGGATTTCATGATTTTACACTTTCCGACGTATTTTCAAATGGCTTCAACATGCTGACTGGCTTCAAATTATTcgagttgtggaagtttttggctaggTTGATTCGAGTTATGGAAGTTGACTTTGCATTGCTTTAATGGGAAACCAAccaattgatgtttaaaattcgaGTTAAGGAGACTTTTGACTTACGGAACATCGAGTTACAGAAGTTCGAATGTATTACCATTTGGACTTGACGGGTTCTGTAAGCTGACCTGAACttaaatgttgatgtttacgagttattttaaagtcttctaCTTTATTATTGCAACTGCCTTAAATAATGGATGATTGGTTTTTACCACCTTATGTATAAAACAAAGATCTGAAAGGCAATAAACAAGTCGCAGACACTGACTCTACAGTTTGAGCATTATCAAGTAAACATAATTTTGAGAGGTAACAAgtgaaaatgttctttactttGATGACCTTTTGTTTTGTAGCACTTTGTAGAAATTTAATAGTCTTTGATTGtgcatttataattttctttgtagTATTCTTAACTTTGTCACTTCATTGCATTTACAGTAAGCAATatgttaaaaacataaaagcaagAAACATTTACATAGTGTTTACATTATGGATCCAAGTGTATAGCATAGAGAACTCAGTAAAGCATATTTTTCAAACCTTTCTTTTCAGGAAGATTATTTAATCACGAGTTTTTGGATaggtggttttgttttttttcttttcgtttccttctttttaatttgtgactTTTACAATAAATTGCTATCTTTAAATGTTCTTTCAGGGGAGTTAATAATGCACTGCTCGACACATATCAGCTAAAATCTTTGGATGGACTTCTTGAAGCTGATTTAACTGAGGTCCAGCTGGCGAAAAGGGATGGCAAAGTGTTTATTGAACCACTTGTTGAGAATATGAGTGAATTCCAGAAAATTTTTGGTGACAATTTTGCACTACGTGAGCCATATGATAAAGTCCTTCGTTGCCTAGGTTTCTCCTTTGACTCCAGTCTGTTTCAGTGAGTGATTGTAAGCAATATCAGCACAGcagttaaagaagaaatataGCTTGCTTGtataaattaagaaattttCATAGTACAGAGTTATGCTTATCTTAGAACTGCGACATGTAttgtaaaggatttttttatccTACAACACTATGCAGATTTCAAGCTCTGTGAAATGTAAGCATGCATATCCTCATGTATTGTGTTTAGGTGTATGTGTCAGGTAAGCACCCAATTCCTTAGTTATGTGGTTCAAAATGAGCAAGAATATCTCAAAGTTAGAAAAATAacacttaaagaccaacctcaatgcttttgcgttttttttttttttttaaggtatcagtagatataggctttagaaacctaacctgtaaatttcagcatCCAAAACCCGTCCATTATTTATCCACTACAGTTTGTACCTGCGATCAACAAGTGCTGATAACAGTACTTTGGTAGTGGGTAAATAACAAGTCAGTTTTGGAGGcttaaatttacaggttaggtttatatcgcctatatctagcAATATCTGCTAAAAATGCAAACTATTCAGATTGGTCTTTAATGTCTGGCTacggaaaaaaatcacaataactcattatagttaaaaaaaactataccaAATAAGACTTTATTGTTTAAAGAGGAATCTTACTTTATACCACAGTCTACTTATTAAGTTATTCATTGGCTGCATGATTCTTAGATCATATTTAGTCTGATGACCATAGgaatttttgaaagatttaaaattttaaaaaggcagaaatttgtgcttttttgtCCCAGAAATAAATCACTAGCACGCCGTAGTGGGCGCTTGAAGAAGTTCCCCGCCATCAATTACAACTATGAGTCAAGCTCTCACCCAGGGGTGTTTTTTGCGGGTACGACTACACATTCACTTGACTTCAGAAAATCAGCAGGAGGCTTTATCCATGGATTTAGATATGCAAGTATGTTTTGGcccttgtctttctttttcttcagcctcacttttctttcctttcttaacCCTTAACATACGAAGCCTATGTCATCAACATTGTTGACCAAGCTAGGGATCCTTGGAGGAcccaattttttattttaacttctcAACTGTTTGTTGCGACAGATTACTCGAATTACGTTTGGGGATTtctgaaacaatatttcagCGATACAAGCATTTTTaccatcaaatattttcttcttcatattttctacatttttactagtaaaattttaacaatacagtttgggtttttttttacatcagatTACGTGCAGTATAATATTTCTGTATAACCAGTTATATAAATTCACTAAAATAAATGGTACAGATTCATGTGTTGCCATCGCTACAGTCCTTAGCACATGTCACAGTTGTGCTGATCTTCCAACGTGCTTCacagacaaaatgtttgcattttattttatgtttaaaagaacattttataagGATTGTTATATAATAGTTATCTTAAGTTGATGAGGGACATACAGAAATCAAGAGTAAATTGTTACAGGTGTAGCAGGATCACTAAAAGTCACCCTCTGGGGGTCTCCGAGGACCCCACTTTCTTGGCATGTTAAGGGTTGATCTTATCTAAGTCTCTCTCTTAGCCTTAATTATAAAACACAGGGAAGATTATCTTTGGATTAGCTATAGACTTAAGTCTTTCATGGCTATGAAGAACTTTACTAGAACAACAAGTATTGGGCAGATGTCAAGCAAATAAGAGGTACTGATGTATTTTTGGTTCTTAACTAAAGGCCCTTAACTCTCCAGAGAAAGctcctgcaaacaggtgtcacatgcagatAGTGCCCTgagactttatttttataataatcagctttaaaaaaaaactatacaccAATCTCTGAAGCACAGCAACACATTTTGGTCATTCTTTTAAATCAAGCCACAGCTGTGCACATGATTCTGTGATGTGCTGATTTGTATGCATTGTgttcatgcacatgcatgcacacacctttaatattattgtttattatttattgattgcTTCCATACAAAGCCTACATGATTTTTAACAGATTAGCATGTttagcatatttaaaaaaatttttgctaTGCAACAATTTAACAGTATATCTGTTAgatataaataatatcaaagTAGTGgacgaaaaacaaaatgttatttacaagACTCCGTAGACAGATAAGGaaagataaatttgttttatataggtTGCCTCCTATGgacttttttataattaaaagtgaaaaagatatttgcagaaaataatTGTAACTTCTAATTTATTATGATACTTTGTATCATGGCTGAAGCACAAAAAGCATACACATCCTCTACGGATTGATGAAGTTTACAATCTGTCATGCATATTCTTAGAACAAATGTTGACATCCACATTAGTGGCAgaattttcatttgctttgttGAAAATTTATGAGAAACAGCTttgagtatttaaaaataactgaagtTGAATGAACGAAGCTTGCTAATAATGTTTCGATGACAACTTCTGCTGTACTAAACAGATGTTGTTCTGATACTGAATACTTAGCAATGAGCCAAAATCCTAAACCAAAAG contains:
- the LOC112563770 gene encoding FAD-dependent oxidoreductase domain-containing protein 2-like: MTPRVSSLNALTSLTVALTVIIPWAFLLLLLTPPSFALTSEPHHYHDYCIVGAGPAGLQLGFFLKRAGRDYIVFERSNTTGQFFIDYPRHRKLISINKRHTGKTNKEFNLRHDWNSLLSDDESLLFRHYSKEMFPHADQLLRYLRDYQQRLGIKVQFSTEISNIHSLPDDTMPDGVLYYMNDQLNNSYSCKVLIIATGMGKPNIPDMKGIEYAEGYESLSLHPEDYEGKSVLVLGRGNSAFEVADGIYGVTNLIHMVARSRVRLSWETHYVGDLRGVNNALLDTYQLKSLDGLLEADLTEVQLAKRDGKVFIEPLVENMSEFQKIFGDNFALREPYDKVLRCLGFSFDSSLFQNKSLARRSGRLKKFPAINYNYESSSHPGVFFAGTTTHSLDFRKSAGGFIHGFRYAIRALHRLLEWRYENVPWPSQPIPTAHLMNHLLKRMNEASGLYQMFQMLGDVIVFSEDGESVHYFEEFPINMLHEFTNSTGFPVKQVLVLVMEYGSEFSGPGKDIFRYDRATGDPGDAHNSNFLHPVLYYYDTVPTKMQMKTKGKQETLPRPAAMHHIVEDFLTLWDRPFSHIMPLRHFLDHITKTDLRDRFSQACFFEAMTHDSVGLLCKQRYLMGQGLSATPEMIVETDVEGLWPK